A single window of Toxotes jaculatrix isolate fToxJac2 chromosome 4, fToxJac2.pri, whole genome shotgun sequence DNA harbors:
- the si:dkey-92f12.2 gene encoding uncharacterized protein si:dkey-92f12.2, whose protein sequence is MSRRSSRLVSGGYYNSDEESDSSSVTNISYRENPVKVFKKKSGTRKAGSRTSSRANSNASSPSLEPPATAGLSDDLSPSPVSSQTQPVMRTVPYVSTTATPRPALTPSSSTPSQRPMGYPSVPPEKSPYAGLSSSSRPGLHLRPNHKEPPQSGVDSSGYSSSEGSYRKPVPATSSPSRASSNSGAPSPGYRSRISSAFVSLMDSASLMAVAAQSKMRHLAALANSSSSSRMKKACGLFLLLLIILLCLWFLLPFLTSFISRMSVTKTPSQTKPTSQPVVPATPPPQPNTMHHSPVVDPAVVSAAVEAKMKHILVELQLKQEQLLSQMEEQMRLDMRGMKAKLDDVNSDSRLRLEQEVAGLGKQMADYQTDSRSAASSLSLRIQALEAQNAKLSQELSSIQLMPPPAPCPDTNTAPVHNHLTPELQQAMEKWLTERIKEQDLFRLGDKGGGTDFGRPMADKMADFALETQGASVISTRCSETYRIRSACVTLFGFPLWYPSESPRTVIQGNAVLLPGKCWAFHGVQGTLVISLSHPIIISHVTLDHLPRYNSPTGRIDSAPKDFEVYGMKNDTEEGTLLGTFTYDENGESTQTFKLPNPSDEVYRFMELRVLSNWGHVEYTCLYRFRVHGKIAST, encoded by the exons aTGTCTCGTAGGAGTTCTCGCCTGGTGTCCGGTGGCTACTACAATTCAGATGAAGAATCTGACTCAAGTAGCGTGACTAACATATCCTACCGTGAAAACCCTGTGAA GGTTTTCAAGAAGAAGTCAGGGACCCGCAAAGCCGGCTCCCGTACCTCCAGCAGAGCCAATAGCAATGCTAGTTCACCCAGCCTCGAGCCGCCGGCCACTGCAGGCCTGTCTGacg ACCTGAGTCCTTCTCCTGTGAGCAGCCAGACACAGCCAGTCATGAGGACAGTACCCTATGTCTCCACCACAGCCACCCCTCGGCCTGCCCTGACCCCGTCATCATCTACCCCAAGTCAGAGGCCTATGGGCTACCCCTCAGTACCTCCAGAGAAGAGCCCTTATGCTGggctctccagctccagcaggcCAGGGTTACACCTGAGGCCCAACCACAAGGAGCCACCTCAGAGCGGAGTGGACAGCTCGGGGTACTCGTCCTCTGAGGGTAGTTACAGGAAGCCTGTACCTGCCACCAGCAGTCCCAGCAGAGCGAGCAGTAACAGTGGGGCTCCCAGTCCTGGATACAGAAGCAGAATCAGCAGTGCCTTCGTCAGTCTGATGG ACTCAGCCTCATTGATGGCTGTCGCAGCACAATCGAAAATGAGGCATCTGGCTGCTTTAG CAAATTCTTCATCGAGCAGTCGCATGAAGAAGGCTTGTGgtctgtttcttctcctcctcatcataCTTCTAT GTCTTTGGTTCCTCCTTCCCTTCTTGACCTCTTTCATCTCCCGCATGAGTGTCACAAAGACCCCATCACAGACAAAACCCACGAGTCAGCCTGTTGTccctgccactcctcctcctcaaccCAACACCATGCATCATTCACCTGTGGTG GATCCAGCCGTTGTGTCTGCTGCTGTAGAAGCGAAGATGAAGCATATTTTG GTGGAACTTCAGCTGAAGCAAGAACAGCTTCTCTCCCAG atGGAGGAGCAAATGAGGCTGGACATGCGGGGGATGAAAGCTAAGCTAGATGATGTGAATTCGGACAGTCGGCTGCGTCTGGAGCAGGAGGTCGCTGGGCTGGGCAAGCAGATGGCGGATTATCAAACAGACAGCCGCTCTGCTGCTTCTAGCCTTAGCCTCAGGATCCAAGCTTTGGAGGCCCAGAATGCGAAG CTGTCCCAGGAGTTGTCCTCCATCCAGTTGATGCCTCCTCCGGCCCCCTGCCCTGATACCAACACTGCCCCCGTCCACAACCATCTGACCCCAGAGCTCCAACAGGCCATGGAGAAGTGGCTTACTGAACGCATCAAG GAGCAGGATTTATTCAGACTGGGTGACAAAGGAGGTGGCACAGACTTCGGACGGCCCATGGCtgacaaaatggccgactttgCCCTGGAGACTCAAG gTGCCAGTGTGATCAGCACCAGGTGTTCAGAGACGTATCGTATTCGTTCTGCCTGTGTGACCCTGTTTGGCTTCCCCCTTTGGTACCCGTCTGAAAGCCCACGCACTGTTATTCAG GGTAACGCGGTGCTGCTTCCAGGGAAATGTTGGGCGTTTCACGGTGTCCAGGGAACtcttgtcatctctctctctcaccccatAATAATAAGTCATGTGACACTGGACCACCTGCCACGCTACAACTCCCCCACTGGCCGTATTGACTCCGCGCCCAAGGACTTTGAAGTCTAT ggaatgaaaaatgacacagaAGAAGGAACCCTGCTCGGGACGTTCACCTACGATGAGAATGGAGAGTCGACGCAGACGTTTAAGCTTCCT AACCCCAGTGATGAGGTTTATAGATTTATGGAGCTGCGTGTCCTCAGTAACTGGGGCCATGTCGAATATACGTGTCTTTACCGCTTCCGAGTGCACGGAAAGATCGCCTCCACGTGA